The segment TGCGTTTCGTCCGTTCAAGCAATTGCCGGAAAGCGCCTACGACATCTGGCGCAGCCAGTAATTCCAGTGCGTCACCATCCCTCTGAAACCCACAACAGGAGCGACCACCATGGATGCCGAGCAGACAACCACCCTTGGCCAAGCCCCCGCTACTTGGCGTTCAAGCCGGTTCCGGCTCAGGCGCAGCAGTCTGACAGGGCAGATCCTGACACGGATTGGCTCTGGTCTGCTGGTGTTGTGGGCGGCGGTGACGTTGAGTTTCATCAGCCTGCATCTGGCTCCCGGCGATATTGTCAGCCTGCTGATTGGCGAACAGCTGCGTACGCCGGAAGTGGAGGCCGCCATTCGCGCAGAATGGGGGCTGAATGATCCCGTGTATGTGCAATATATCGATTATCTGGGCCGGATTCTGCATGGTGATTTCGGGCGGTCCTATATTTTGCAAACCGATGTTTCCGGGCTTGTGCTGTCGCAGATCCTGCCAACGCTGAAACTGACGGCGGCAGCCCTCACGGTCGCTATTGCGTTCGCCGTCACCATTGCGGTGGTGACAGCGGCCAAACGCGTGCCGCGTATCATTGCTGGTGGGCTGGAATTGCTGCTGATTTCCACGCCATCCTTCTGGCTTGGCATTCTGCTGTTGTTTGTGTTTTCTTTCACGCTGAAACTGTTTCCCGTCTCCGGCGACAGGAGCTTTTCGGCGCTGGTGCTACCAGCCTTCGCGCTTGGCCTGCCGCTGGGGGCGGTGATTGCGCAAGTGTTGCGTGAGGGATTGGAGCGGGCGCTGGAAGAACCCTTTGCCTTGACTGTGCGCAGCTGGGGCACGCACAGCCTTGTGCTGCGGTTGCGCCACGCACTTCGCCATGCGGCCCTGCCTGCCGTGACGCTCACCGGCTGGCTGGTCGGCAATCTCCTCTCCGGTGCGGTAATTACCGAGTCCGTGTTTGGTAGGCCGGGTTTGGGGCGCGTCACGGTCAACGCCGTTCTCGCCCATGACCTGCCCGTGGTGCTGGCGGTGGCCATTCTCTCGGCCTTTACCTATGTGGTGTTGAGCACGGCGGTGGATGTGCTCTATCTGCGGCTTGATCCACGTTTGCGAACTCAGGTGCTGGAGGATGTGCGATGAGCCTTTCCTCCACACTGCCGGATCGCAACCTTGAGCGCACAATTGATGTTTTGCGCAGCATTGTCGCCCGCCCGGGGTTGCTGATTGCCGTTCTGGTCGTGGTTCTCGTTGCTATTTCCACGCTGTGGCCCGCGCTGCTCACATCGGCTGATCCCATCACTGCCGATCCCTTGCAAGCACAATTGCCACCCTCAGCAGACCATTGGTTTGGCACCGATCATCTGGGGCGGGATGTGTTCTCCCGTGTGGTCTATGGCACGCGCTATTCCATTTTGATTGGCGTCAGCGCCATTACCATTGCGGCCCTGTTCGGCTCCCTGCTAGGCCTATTAGCCGGGCTATCGCGCGGGCTGGTGGATGAGTTCATCACCCGTTTTCTCGATGTAGTCTCGTCCTTTCCCGATCTATTGCTGGCGCTGGTGCTGATTTCCTTTACCGGCCCCGGCACGCTCAATCTGATTTTTGCGCTGGGGGTTGCCTCCATTCCTCGCTTTGCCCGGGTGGTGCGCGCCCAAACCTTTGTGATTGCCCAAAGCGGCTATGTGGAACAGGCCAAGACCTTTGGGCTGACCCGCCCGGTTCTGGTGTTTCGCCATGTGCTGCCACATGCCATTGCGCAGGTGCCCATTCTGGCCACCATCGGCCTTGGCACTGCCATCATCAACGCGGCGGGCCTCAGTTTTCTCGGCATGGGTCCGCAGCCGCCAGCACCCGAATGGGGGGCGATGCTGGCCGATGCGCGCAATTATTTGCGCGTGGCGTGGTGGATTGGCGTGTGGCCGGGGCTGGCCATTACCGTCACCGTGATTGCCATCAGCGTGTTGGGACGCCGCTGGCAGGCAGCATTTGAAGGCAGGAGACAGGCATGACCCCGCTGATCCAGATCCGCAACCTCACCATCGGCTTTCCAAAAGATGGGCGCGACCATAATGTTGTGCATGGCCTTGATCTGACAATCCATGCCGGGGAAACCTTGGCCCTTGTTGGCGAATCCGGTTCTGGCAAATCCGTCACGGCACGCGCGCTGCTTGGCCTGTCCGGGCCGGGGGCAAAAATCAGTGCAGACCAGTTCGACATCGAAGGCCAGTCGGTGCTGGGTATCGGCGAGAAACAATGGCGCGCTTTGCGCGGCACAAAGGTGGGCTTTGTGCTTCAAGATGCGCTGGTGTCGCTTGATCCCTTGCGCCGTGTGTCGCAGCAATTGTCCGATGCCTTTGGCCGTCGTGGCTTTTTCAAACACCCGCATTTGCTGCAAGACAGCCGCGCCCTGCTGCAATCTGTCGGCATTCCTGATCCTGACCGGCGCTTGCCGCAATATCCGCACGAGCTATCTGGCGGCTTGCGCCAACGGGCATTGATTGCCACCGCAATCGCCCGCCACCCTGCCCTGCTGATTGCCGATGAGCCAACCACGGCGCTGGATGCCACGGTGCAAAAGCAAATTCTTGATCTGCTGGCAGAACGGCGTAAGGCGGGCCATACGCTGCTGCTGATCAGCCATGATCTGGCCGTTGTCTCACGATTGGCGGACCGGGTGCTGGTGATGAACAATGGATACATTGTTGAGGAAGGCCCAACCGCTAAAATCCTGAAGACCCCGGAGCATCCCTATACACGACAATTGCTGGATGCCGTGCCATCGGCGAGCTCCAAAGGCTTTCGCCTGTCACCCTCGACAGAGATTGAATTGAAACGCCCGGCTGAACCTATCCGCATTGCGCTGCCGCCCAAGCAGATTGATGAGGGCCGCATTGTTTTGAGCGCCAACAATCTGGTGAAACGCTATGGCACCTCGCTTGCGGTCAATGACGTTTCTTTCAATCTCGCGGCTGGCGAAGCGCTGGGCATTGTCGGCGAATCCGGATCAGGCAAGACCACTGTTGCCAAAATCATTCTCGGTCTGGTGGAGCCGGATGGTGGCGCTGTGCTGATTGATGGCAAGCCGTGGAGCAATATCAGCGAGGCCCAGCGCAGACCCAGACGCGCCCATATGCAATTGATTGCGCAGGACGCACTCAGCTCGTTTGATCCCCGCTATACCGTGGAAAAAATCGTTGGCGAAAGCCTTGATTCCGTTGGCGTCTATGGCGATGCCCGCCGCAAGCGGGTGATTGAAGTGCTGGATGCCGTGCGGCTCAACCGCAGTTTTCTCAGCCGCTATCCCCGTGAATTGTCCGGTGGCCAACGCCAGCGCGTGGCCATTGCCCGTGGCTTTGCCCCGCACCCCACACTGCTGGTGGCCGATGAACCGGTGAGCGCGCTGGATGTGTCAGTGCAGGCGCAGGTGCTGGATTTGCTGGCCGAGCTTCAGGCTGCATCGGGCACATCGCTGCTGTTTATCTCCCATGATCTGGGCGTTGTGCATCACCTCACAGACCGCGTGGTGGTGATGAAGGATGGCCAGATTGTCGAGACCGGTCAGGTGGAAAACGTGTTTTCTACCCCACGCCACAGCTACACCCGTGCCCTGCTGGATGCCGTTCCCACGCTGGCCTGAGAAGACAAGACAAACCAAGGAGTTCCCCATGACCCGCCCATCGTCTCGCCGCCTGAAAACTCTGGTAGGAGCAGGCAATCTCACCGCCGCCGCCAATGATGCAAGCCCGCAGGCAGGGGCCAAGCGCGCCGCTGATCTGGCCCGCAAGGCTGAATCTGAGAAAATCACCGGCCTGTTCACCGCCGATTTGTTGCAAACCGACCCGGCAGGGCTGGCAGGCACCACCGGCACCAATGAGCCAATCATTCAGCTGGCAGCGTTAAGCCAAGTGACATCACAGATCGGCTTGATTGCCACCGTGTCCACCACCTTCCACCACCCCTATAATCTGGCCCGCCAGATTGGCACGCTAGACCACGCCAGCGGTGGCCGCGCGGGATGGAATGCTGTGACATCGTCTGTTGGCGAAGAAAATTTTGGCGAAACACTGGCAAGCCCGGAAGAGCGCTATGCCCGGGCGGCTGAATTCATTGAAGTGGTCAACGCCCTCTACGATGCCAATGAGCGTGACGCCGCCACCCGCCGCAATTCCGGTAGCATTTCCATCGACCCCTCAAAATTCCACCCGATCAATTATCGCGGTCAGCATTTTCAAGTCGAAGGGCCACTGAATGTGCCGCCGCTGCCACAGGGCCGCCCAGTGCAGTTTCAGGCGGGGCAATCGGAGGCTGGCGTCAATGTTGGCGCACGTTATGCCGAGGTGGTCTATACCTCTCAGTCGAAGCTGGAGGATGCCATTGCCTTTGCAACCGACCTTCGAAAGCGCGCCAAGGGATTTGGGCGTGGGCATGGCCTGCCCTTCATCATGAACTCCTTCCACTCGGTGATCGGTGAAAGCGATGCCGATGTGGCGCGACGGGTGAAGGAAAAGCACGAGAAAATCAACTATGAGCAAGGTCGCCTGAAACTGGCAGATATGCTCGGCGGCCATCTTGATCTGTCCGATCTGCCGCTGGACAAGCCTCTGCCCGAGGCACTGTTGCCCGAAGTCACCAGCATCAACCGCAGACGCGGACGGGTGGAGATTTTCCGCCGCTATGCCCGTGAAGGGTTGACGTTGCGGCAATTGATCATTCACGCACAGGATACCGGCCATTGGTCAGTTGCTGGCACACCAGAGCAGCTCGCCGATGCCATTGAAGAACGGTTCCGGGCTGGCGTGCTGGATGTGATTTCGCTGCATGGCCTTGGCAACCCCGATCAGGAAGACCTGTTGCTGAACGGGCTTTTGCCAGAGCTTCGCCGTCGCAATTTGCTTGATACGGATTATGTTGGCCATGATTTCCGCTCGAATCTGGAGCTGCCAGAGATTTCAAGGCAACAAACGGTACTTCAGGAAAGTCCGGTGCAAAAAGCTGTTTTCGGCTGACACAGCCAATGTCGGATTTTCGGTAAAAACGAAAATCCGACAACTGTTCGATAATTAGAATATATTACCTATGGATTTTATAGAATATAATTAAACTCCCTCCAAACGAGGGAGATATTCCATCCATGACCGCAGGCGCGCACCTGACAATAAGAGATATCAGCCGGTCGTTCGATATCAATGGCAAGGTGTTGAATGCATTGGATAGCATTAATCTCGACATCACTGAGGGTGAATTTGTCACCATTGTCGGGGCCAGCGGTTGTGGAAAATCCACCCTGCTGAGGATTGCTGCTGGGTTGGATATCGCAAGCTCTGGCACCATCACCCATGCGGGAAAGGTGGTCAATGAGCCAAGCCTCGAGCGGGGTATCGTGTTTCAGGAGCCGCGCCTG is part of the Agrobacterium vitis genome and harbors:
- a CDS encoding ABC transporter permease yields the protein MDAEQTTTLGQAPATWRSSRFRLRRSSLTGQILTRIGSGLLVLWAAVTLSFISLHLAPGDIVSLLIGEQLRTPEVEAAIRAEWGLNDPVYVQYIDYLGRILHGDFGRSYILQTDVSGLVLSQILPTLKLTAAALTVAIAFAVTIAVVTAAKRVPRIIAGGLELLLISTPSFWLGILLLFVFSFTLKLFPVSGDRSFSALVLPAFALGLPLGAVIAQVLREGLERALEEPFALTVRSWGTHSLVLRLRHALRHAALPAVTLTGWLVGNLLSGAVITESVFGRPGLGRVTVNAVLAHDLPVVLAVAILSAFTYVVLSTAVDVLYLRLDPRLRTQVLEDVR
- a CDS encoding ABC transporter permease, translated to MSLSSTLPDRNLERTIDVLRSIVARPGLLIAVLVVVLVAISTLWPALLTSADPITADPLQAQLPPSADHWFGTDHLGRDVFSRVVYGTRYSILIGVSAITIAALFGSLLGLLAGLSRGLVDEFITRFLDVVSSFPDLLLALVLISFTGPGTLNLIFALGVASIPRFARVVRAQTFVIAQSGYVEQAKTFGLTRPVLVFRHVLPHAIAQVPILATIGLGTAIINAAGLSFLGMGPQPPAPEWGAMLADARNYLRVAWWIGVWPGLAITVTVIAISVLGRRWQAAFEGRRQA
- a CDS encoding dipeptide ABC transporter ATP-binding protein; this translates as MTPLIQIRNLTIGFPKDGRDHNVVHGLDLTIHAGETLALVGESGSGKSVTARALLGLSGPGAKISADQFDIEGQSVLGIGEKQWRALRGTKVGFVLQDALVSLDPLRRVSQQLSDAFGRRGFFKHPHLLQDSRALLQSVGIPDPDRRLPQYPHELSGGLRQRALIATAIARHPALLIADEPTTALDATVQKQILDLLAERRKAGHTLLLISHDLAVVSRLADRVLVMNNGYIVEEGPTAKILKTPEHPYTRQLLDAVPSASSKGFRLSPSTEIELKRPAEPIRIALPPKQIDEGRIVLSANNLVKRYGTSLAVNDVSFNLAAGEALGIVGESGSGKTTVAKIILGLVEPDGGAVLIDGKPWSNISEAQRRPRRAHMQLIAQDALSSFDPRYTVEKIVGESLDSVGVYGDARRKRVIEVLDAVRLNRSFLSRYPRELSGGQRQRVAIARGFAPHPTLLVADEPVSALDVSVQAQVLDLLAELQAASGTSLLFISHDLGVVHHLTDRVVVMKDGQIVETGQVENVFSTPRHSYTRALLDAVPTLA
- a CDS encoding NtaA/DmoA family FMN-dependent monooxygenase (This protein belongs to a clade of FMN-dependent monooxygenases, within a broader family of flavin-dependent oxidoreductases, the luciferase-like monooxygenase (LMM) family, some of whose members use coenzyme F420 rather than FMN.), with protein sequence MTRPSSRRLKTLVGAGNLTAAANDASPQAGAKRAADLARKAESEKITGLFTADLLQTDPAGLAGTTGTNEPIIQLAALSQVTSQIGLIATVSTTFHHPYNLARQIGTLDHASGGRAGWNAVTSSVGEENFGETLASPEERYARAAEFIEVVNALYDANERDAATRRNSGSISIDPSKFHPINYRGQHFQVEGPLNVPPLPQGRPVQFQAGQSEAGVNVGARYAEVVYTSQSKLEDAIAFATDLRKRAKGFGRGHGLPFIMNSFHSVIGESDADVARRVKEKHEKINYEQGRLKLADMLGGHLDLSDLPLDKPLPEALLPEVTSINRRRGRVEIFRRYAREGLTLRQLIIHAQDTGHWSVAGTPEQLADAIEERFRAGVLDVISLHGLGNPDQEDLLLNGLLPELRRRNLLDTDYVGHDFRSNLELPEISRQQTVLQESPVQKAVFG